The genomic segment CACGTCGACGGGGCCGGGCCGCTGCAGCGCTTTTACTACGTAACGATTCCGCTGCTGAAGCGCACGCTCGCCTTCGTCGTCATCATCACCACGATGGACGCGCTCAAAATTTTCATTCCAATTTACATCACGACCAGCGGCGGGCCCGCGGGCTCGACAAGCACGGTCGTACATTTCATCTACGAGACGGCTTTCAAGCAGATGAATATGGGTTACGCCGCAGCGGCCGCGTTCCTGTTTTTCCTGCTCGTGCTGGCGATCTCCGCCGTGCAGCTGCGCCTGTTCCGCAGCGACGTCGAGTACTAAAAGGAGGCGCGATATGTCAAAATCGATCGGCTTCACGCTCCGGTGGGCGACGCTGCTGCTCGTGGCGGCCGTTTCCCTGTTCCCGATTTACTGGATGGTCATGAGCTCGTTCCGCACGCACGAAGAAATCTTCCGCTATACCGAGCTCGGCCGCGGCTTGTTCCTGCCAGTCGACTGGACCCTGCAAAATTACCGCGACATCTTCCTCGACCCCGCCAAGCCGTTCGGCAGATACCTGCTCAACACGCTGTCCGTCTCCGTTGTCGTCACCGCGGCCGGGCTGCTGATCAACGCAATGGCGGCTTTCTCCTTCGCCAAGCTGAGGTTCCCTTTTAAAAAAGGCTTGCTGGCGCTGTTCCTCTCCTCGCTCGTCATTCCGTACGAGGTGATCATGATCCCGCAGTACCTGCTTATGCGGGACCTCGGCTGGATCAACAGCTACAAGGCGCTTATTTTCCCGCAGATCGTCTGGGTGTTCGGCATCTTCATGCTCATCCAGTTTTTTGCCGACATCCCGCGCGACATTCTCGACGCGGCGCGGATGGACGGCGCCCGCTGGCCGCGCATCTTCGGCGTGATCGTGCTTCCGGCGGCAGTGCCCGCGCTCATCACGCTCGGCATCATGACGTTCCTGAACCAGTGGGATTCGTTCCTCTGGCCGCTCGTCGTCATCAACGAAGAGAAGCGGCAGGTGATCCAGGTGGCGATCTCCTCCTACCAGTCGCTGCGCGGCATCTCGTGGGGCAAGATCATGGCGGCGACGACGATCAGCTCGGTGCCGATCCTGGCGGTGTTCGTGCTGCTGCAGCGCTATTACGTTCAGGGCATTACGATGTCCGGGGTGAAAGGATGACGGCGATGTTAACGGAACTTCCGGACTGGCTGACGGGAGAGTGGACGTTCAAGTGGGCGGAGTCGGCGATTGGTTCGGCGGCCCGGGAGACTGCCGGCGGCGACCGGGATTCGGGCGCGGGCGGCGAGGCGCCGCCCGTCGTATGGCGCGAGGCGAAGGGAGCGCCCGGCTCGGGAAGCGTGTCGCTGGGGGGCGCCGCGACCTTGGCGCTGACGGTCCGCCGCGAGGCGCGGAGTGATTCGGCTGCGGGTGCCGGCGAGGAAGGGCTGGAGCTCGCGACGCTGGACATCGAGCTCGCACCCCCTGCGGGCGGGACGCTCCCGCTCGCGGGCTGGCAGCTGCTGATGCCGGTCGTGGCGCCGCTCGCCTGCGTCTGGAAGCCGCATTTGTCGCCCGAAGACGGCATGGCGATCGGGGATAAGGCATTCCGCTCGCCGGCGATCGTCTTCGAGGATGAGACGCGCATGACGGCGCTGCTGCCGAGTTTGGACAGCGTCGGGAGCGAGCGGCTGCTGCCGCATATTTGCGACTATACGGCGGCCGACCGGACGTTGATGTATGGAGGCTGCGATTACGAGGAAGAGGGCCATGTCTATTACCGGCTGACGCCCCGGGTCCGCACGCTGGACCGCGCACTGCGCGTGCGACTGCGCCTGGTATCCTGGCGCAAGGCGGCAGGCGCGGCGCCGCGGGACTTAAGGCGCGTCGAGCGTCTGCTGTGGACGCTGGAGGCCGGGTGCCGGATGGCGCCTGGTGCGGACCCAGGTGCGGCAACGGCCACCAAGCCGGAGTGGGCTGCCGGAAGGGCAACGGCCGGTGACACAGCCGCGGACGACGCTTCATGGACGGTTGCGCGCGCACGGGCAGGTACTTTGGCTGCGCGAGAAGATGCCGCGCTTTTCGAGGCAAAGATCGCCGCGCTGCGGCCCTATGTCGACCATGCCTACGGCTGGGCGTTCGAGCGCTGGGGCGACGTCAGCTGGCAGCAGTTCCGGCTGGGCGGCACGGAGGTCGGCGGCGTCGCCTTCCTCGTAACCGCGCGGCAGCAGCCGGGCGGCGGCCGCGAGGACAGCTGGCGCGAGCCCAAAAGCCTGTGGAACCAGGCCTGGTTCTGCGGTCTGCGCAGCGCTTATGGATACGCCAGCTGGGGCAAGCGAATGGACCGAGACGACTGGCTTGCCAAGGCGGGGCTCGCGCTGAACTTCGCGCTGGCCGCGCCGAAGACGCAAGGACTGTTCCCCGGCTACTATCAGGCCGGCGAGGACGGGAGCTGGGAGAGCGGCCGATGGTACATGTCCGGACCGCGCAGGCCGCACGGACACGAGGATTTCGTCCATCTGCTGGATTCGTCCTGGACCTGCTATTGGCTGCTCAAGTGGTACCGGGACATCGGCTCCGACGCCCGCATCCTGCCGTACGTCGGCGCCTACGTCGAAGCTCTGCTGGCGCTGCAGCGGGAGGACGGCAGCTTTCCCGCCTGGGTGCGGCCCGATACGCGCGAGGCGTCGCCTTTCCTGGCCGTCAGCCCGGAGACGAGCGCGCATGTCATGCTGCTCTGTCTGTACGGGAAATTGACAGGCGACGCGCGAAGCATCGAAGCGGCCGCGCGGGGCGGCGGGTTCGTCGCGGCGCATATTTTGCCCGAAGGCCGCTGGGAGGACTTCGAGACGTACTGGTCGTGCTCCCGGGAGTGGGCGGGCAAGCTGTACGGCGAACGGGACGCGCGCAGCGGCCTGTACAACCAATGCAACTTCGGCATGTACTGGACGGCCGAGGCGTTCAAGGACTTGTACGAGACGAGCGGCGAAGCGAGCTGGCTGGCGCTTGGCGAGCAGGTGCTCGCGGAAGCCTCACTCTACCAGCAAATCTGGCAGCCGCCGTATGTTCCGGTGCCGACGATCGGCGGCTTCGGCGTCATGAATACGGACGACGAATGGAACGACGCAAGGCAGAGCCTGTTCGCGCTCACGTATCTCTCTTACGCGAACTTGACCGGCGACGAGCGTTATCGCATACGGGCGCTTCGGGCGATGGAAGCCTCCTTTTACATGATGTACTGCCCGGAAAACGACGTCGTGAAGCGCCTGTACGAGCGGGTGCATCCCGGCTTCGGGACGCGGGAATACGGCTTCCATATGGAAAACTTCAACCATCACGACGGCACGCCGGTTGACGGCCTCGGGGAGTTTACGATATTCGACTGGGGCTGCGGCGCGGCGTCCGCGTCGCTGGCAGAATTCACCGCGATGCTGAACGGCGGGACGACAGCCGCCGACAAAGGAGCGCACGCATGAGTACGCAAAAATACGCCATCGGCGTCGACTACGGCACGCAGTCGGGACGCGCGGTGCTGGTCGACCTCTCGAACGGCCACGAAATCGCGGATCACGTCACGCCTTACCCGCACGGCGTCATCGACGAGAAACTGCCGGTCTCCGGCATCGAACTCGGCCACGACTGGGCGCTGCAGCACCCGGACGACTACCTGGAGGTGCTGCGCCGTTCGGTGCCCGCCGTGCTGCAGGCTTCCGGCATCGCGGCGGAGGACGTCATCGGCCTTGGCATCGACTTCACGGCTTGCACGATGCTGCCCGTGGACGAGAGCGGCACGCCGCTTTGCTTCCTGCCCGAATGGCGGGACAATCCGCACGGCTGGGTCAAGCTGTGGAAGCACCACGCCGCGCAGGACGAGGCGGACCGCCTGAACGCCATTGCGGCGGAGCGGGGCGAGAAGTTCCTGCCGCGCTACGGCGGCAAGATCTCGTCGGAGTGGATGGTCGCCAAGGTGTGGCAGATTCTGAACGAAGCGCCCGAAGTATACGAGGCGACAGACCTGTTCACCGAGGCGACCGACTGGGTCGTCTCGCAGCTGACGGGACAGTTCGTACGCAACAGCTGCACGGCCGGCTACAAGTCGATTTGGCATAAGCGGGAGGGCTACCCGAGCCGGGAATTCTTCAAGGCGCTCGATCCGCGGCTGGAGAACCTGACGGCGACCAAGCTGCGCGGCGACATTAAGCCGCTTGGCTCGAAGGCCGGCGAATTGACGGCTAAAATGGCCGAGCTGACGGGCCTTAAGGCCGGCACGGCGATCACGGTCGGCAACGTGGACGCGCATGCGGCGGTGCCTGCGGTCGGCGTCGTGGACGAGGGCAAGCTGGTCATGGCGATGGGCACGTCGATCTGCCATATGGTGCTCGGCAAGGAAGAGGTTGAGGTAGAAGGCATGTGCGGCGTCGTCGAGGACGGCATCATCGAAGGCTATATGGGCTACGAGGCCGGGCAATCGGCTGTCGGCGACATCTTCGAATGGTTCGTCGAGGAAGCGGTACCGGCGTATGTGAAGGAAGCGGCGGAAAAAGACGGCGTCGGCGTGCACCAATGGCTGACGGAACGCGCGGCGCACTACAAGCCGGGCGAGACGGGCCTTGTAGCGCTGGACTGGTGGAACGGCAATCGCTCGGTGCTCGTGGACACGAACCTGACGGGCGTCGTCGTCGGCTACACGCTGCTGACCAAGCCGGAGGAAATGTACCGGACGCTGCTCGAGGCGACGGCGTTCGGGACGCGGACGATTATCGACGCGTTCCATAACAACGGCGTGCCGGTTCACGAAGTGTACGCGTGCGGCGGATTGCCGCAGAAGAACGCGCTGCTCATGCAGATCTACGCGGACGTAACGAACCGCGAGATCAAGGTGGCGGATTCGAAGCAGACGCCGGCGGTCGGCGCGGCGATGTTCGGCGCGGTGGCGGCGGGCGCGGCAAAGGGCGGCTACGACAGCGTCGTCGACGCGGCGAAGGCGATGGCGCGCGTGCGGGAGGAGACGTTTAAGCCGATTCCGGAGAACGTGGCGGTGTACGAGCGGCTGTACGCGGAGTACCGGACGCTGCACGACTACTTCGGCCGCGGCGCGAACAACATCATGAAGCGCCTGAAGGCGCTGAAGAAAGAGGCAGCAAGGTAAGCGCGGCTTCAACTTAAACAACCGTATTCAAGGCCCTGCCGGGCACGCGAATACGGTTGTTTTATTTATGGATTTTTTATTTACGAAATATTAGCGTGCCGGATCGCGGCCTCGATATAATGGCGCAGCGTCTTGATGAAGGTCCGCATCGCATAGCTGACGTATCTGTCGCTTCGGTAGACAAGGCAAATGTCCTGGCTCGGCGTAGGCTGGATCAGGCGCAAGGTTCGTATGTCGGCGCCATCCAGGTTTTCCAGCAGCAGGCGCGGAAGCACGCAGGCGCCGAAGCCCTGTTCGACCATTCGCAGCAGGGAGGCCAGCGTCGTCGTTTCCAAATGGGGCTGTACGCGAAAACCCTGCTCCAGGCAGTACTGCTCGAGCAGCCTGCGGCATTGATGATCGCCCGGGAACAGGACGAGCTTGAGCGACGCCAGCTTGGCCAGGGGCACTGCGCTCTCGGCCGCGAGCGGATGCTGACTGTTCACGGCCAGCGCGAACTCCTCGCGGAACAAGGGGATCGTCGTCAGACGTTCGTCGGCGACGGGACGGATCGTCACGCCGATATCGATGCTGCGGTCGAGCACCTGCTCCGTCACTTTCATCGTTTCCAGCAGCGATACCGACACCTGCGGGTAGGCACGGTGAAAATCGAGCAGCAGCGCGTCGAACAACAGGTCCGCGTCTCCGGGCAGGACGCCGATGGAGAGCGCCCCGCCTTGCTTGTGCTTGAGATCCGCGATGGCGTCGCCCGCCTGCCGCAGCTGTCCGAGGGCGGCGGAGCCATGCTCCCGCAAAATCGCGCCGGCGTCGGTGAGCACGATTTTTCGGCCGATGCGGTCGAACAGCAGCACGCCGAGCTCCTCCTCCAACGCCCGGATTTGCTGGCTGATATTCGGCGCGCTCACGCCCATTCGCTCGGCCGCCCGCGAGAAGTGCAGTTCCTCGCAGACAGCCATAAAATATTGAAGCTGCTTGAACTCCATTTTCCATCCCCTTCCCGTACGCGAACCTTCCGTATTCATCTGCCGGTCCCTTTATTTTCAAACGCGGGCTTCGTTTATGTCAACGTCCGATCGTTAAGTTTCGCTTAACGATTCGATAAGGGCGGCTGCATTGATGGTACATGTGAACGGACGTAAACTGAGGTCAGTTTCAGATTCCGCCATTCGCCGAGGAGGTATGATTCATGTCCACGATCATCGTCGATTCCGCCAAAACCGTCCGCCGCTTGTCCATGGATGCGATCGAAGCCATTCCCGAATCGCTGTTCGACATCCGTCCCGAAGGCTTTAACAACACGATACGTTGGAATGCGGGCCATCTGATCTACTGGATGGACGCTTACCGGTCGCTCTGCTTTTCCGCCGAGTCGGCTATTCCGCCCTCTTATGCCGCCTTCTTTAACTCCGGCACGAAGCCTGCGGATTGGACCGCGACGCCGCCGGACAAAGAGGAACTCCTCGCGATGATGGCGCGCCAGCTCGCGTCCTTCGACGAGATCGCGACGTCCAGGCTGAACGAGCCGCTGCCGTCGCCGCTGCAGTTCGGACCGCTCACGTTCCGCCTTGCAGGCGAGCTGTTCAACTTCGGCCTGATGCACGAGTCGATGCACCTGGCGACTTGCGGGAGTCTGGTCAAGGCGGCAAGCGTTCGATCGGCAGGCGTATCCGCGTCCTGAAGACGAAAAAGCGGTGAAGCAATGATGGCAGCCGCTCCAAAAAGATCGCCTCCCCCTGAACCTTTCCGGCCGGGCGAAGGCGATCTTCTTATTTTGCGGACCCGTCGCTTAATAATCGAACGAGAAGCTTGAAGAGAGGCCATACTGCGAGATGGCTTTTTTGATATGGATCATCGCCCACAGGCCTTCCGCGGACGATTCGCCGCCCGCTCCCCGGTTGACCGTCGGCACGCCGCCGTTGACGGTGATGCCGTCGAACACGGCCCCCTGGCCCTTATACGTCCCCGTGCCGGAAGCCCCGTCATACATATCCGCCAGCGCGTTGTTATTGCCGATGAACCAGGTCGCCACTCTTTTCGCATACTCGAGATACTGCGTTCGCTTGGCCGCCGCGTCCGATCGTCCCGACAGGTAATAAGCTTCGGCAAGCGCCTTAAGCCCGACCACGAGCGAGGAGTTCTGGTAGGCGAACTGCCCGGAATTCGTATGGAACTGCGCGTTCCAGCCGATGATCTGCGTGATCCGCTCCTTGGTGCGGCTGAAGTTGTTGACGCCGTCCATATAGTGATAAGCTTCGAGACCGTAGAAGTTGTCCGCCGAATACGTAATGATATCCAGCAGGCCGTTCAATTGCGCCGGCGTTTGGCCGATCGAGCGCTTCATCGCATACACGTTGGAGAGGGCGTAGATTTGGAGCTCGCCCCAAGCGTACCAATTGCCGGCGGTCGCGTCGTCGACGAAGATGCCGTTTCTCCAATCGGTCGTGTGAAGCTGCTTGGCGGTGATGCTGTTCAGAAGCACGTCGATCTGCGCGTAAAGAGTACTCTGTGACGGACGGTCGTCATAGGTCGCGGTCGTGTTGCTGTTGGCCGGAAGGACGGGCGTATAAGTGCCGTAATCCGTCGTGCCGTACAGCAGCCTGTAATAATCGGTGAAGGCGATAAGCAGGTTGCTGGCCATTTTCGAGTCGAAGCCCGACAAGTTGTAGGCGAGCACGTTGTTCATCATGCGCTGGATATGATTTTCGAGGAATTTGGCGAAATAGAGCTGGTCGGCGGTCAGCGAACCGTTCGTGTATTTGAGTTTTTGCAGCATGTGCAGCCCTTTGACCATCGCCCACAAATTACGCGCGTCGTCGAGCCCGATCTCATGCGTGCTGGTGGTCCAGGTCTTCTTGATGCCGGTCTTGTAGCCCGTGACGCTGCCCGATGCGGTCGTATAGAGCGGACCGTCGTAAACGGGGGCGATATCGGCGCCTGTCGGATCTCGCAGGTCGTCCATGTAAATCGAGTATTTCGGATGCGAGATAAAGGGCGGGGCGGCGACAGGTTGGTTTGAGGCGTTCTTCAAAATATGGGAAGGGTCCGAGGCGGCGTCCATCCAGTCGCCGTTCGGCAGCGCGGACGGATACTGCGTGCGCTTGACGAACTCCGACCGGTACATAAAGTGCTTGTCGACGCCCTGCTGCACCGGGTCCCAGCCGAATAGCGCGGGCGCGTCCAGCCAGGCGAAATTGTATACCTTTCCGCTTAAAGTCGTCATATAGGCCGTAAACGTGAGCAGATCCCGCGCGCTCTGGTAGGACGCCAAATTGCCGTTCAGCAAGTAATCGTCGGCCAGCGCGATGGCCGCCCGGGCGGAATCGTCGACCGCGCTGGCGCCTTCCGCCATATCCTGCGTGTAGTTCCAGCCATTCGCCAGCCAGTTGCCGTTTTTCTCCGTCGCATAGAGGACGAGGGACTTCATGGGCCAACCGTTTACGGCCGTATAACCGCCGCTGCCGAGCACCGTGTCGTAATAGGCGATGTCCGGCCAGGAGACGCCGTGCTGATTGGTGCGCTGACCGTTGCCCGTACCGAGCGTATAGGAAAAGCCGGTAGAGGCCGAGTGCGAAGTCACCGCTTGCCAGTTGAGATGCGCGAAGTTGACGGGAAAGCTGGCGAAGTCGACGGTTTTGGTGGCCGCGTACGCGGAAGGGGCATAGCCGGCGAGCAGCGAACCGGTTATGGCGAGGGCGATCGCCTTGATTAAAAGCTTCATGATCTTTTTCCTCCTTTGGTTGCGCTTTCAATTTTTGGAGTCCGCAGCGTCTTAAACCACAGGCAACGACATTCTCCTTTCTTGTTTCTGAAAGAGTTTCATTTTTGTTTTCGTAACTCATCATAAAGTTTGTCATGTGCGATCGTCAAGCGTCTGGTTCTAGAACGCCCTACAGCAAGTAGAAACGATTTGGGTGGCACAGAAGTTTGTAAGTCTTTCATAATCGGTGCTATACTGAATTAAAAACGGGAGCAACGATTCGATGAATATTTACGATATCGCAAAGGAAGCGGGCGTCTCCATCGCCACCGTATCCCGCGTTATGAATAAGCCGGAGGCCGTCAACGTCAAGACGCGCGATCGCGTGCTCCAGATCATGGACCGGCATGATTTCTCGCCCAAGCTCGGCGCCTCCGTGCAGCGGCCCAAGGAGCTGGCATTTTTCACTTCGACGCGGTCGCTTCCCATGGAGAGCAGCATTATTTCCGGCATCGGCGAGGTTGCATTCGCCGAGCGGATGAGCGTGAAGCTATGCGCGCTCGAGGATGTGCCCAAG from the Cohnella hashimotonis genome contains:
- a CDS encoding carbohydrate ABC transporter permease, whose amino-acid sequence is MSKSIGFTLRWATLLLVAAVSLFPIYWMVMSSFRTHEEIFRYTELGRGLFLPVDWTLQNYRDIFLDPAKPFGRYLLNTLSVSVVVTAAGLLINAMAAFSFAKLRFPFKKGLLALFLSSLVIPYEVIMIPQYLLMRDLGWINSYKALIFPQIVWVFGIFMLIQFFADIPRDILDAARMDGARWPRIFGVIVLPAAVPALITLGIMTFLNQWDSFLWPLVVINEEKRQVIQVAISSYQSLRGISWGKIMAATTISSVPILAVFVLLQRYYVQGITMSGVKG
- a CDS encoding ribulokinase, encoding MSTQKYAIGVDYGTQSGRAVLVDLSNGHEIADHVTPYPHGVIDEKLPVSGIELGHDWALQHPDDYLEVLRRSVPAVLQASGIAAEDVIGLGIDFTACTMLPVDESGTPLCFLPEWRDNPHGWVKLWKHHAAQDEADRLNAIAAERGEKFLPRYGGKISSEWMVAKVWQILNEAPEVYEATDLFTEATDWVVSQLTGQFVRNSCTAGYKSIWHKREGYPSREFFKALDPRLENLTATKLRGDIKPLGSKAGELTAKMAELTGLKAGTAITVGNVDAHAAVPAVGVVDEGKLVMAMGTSICHMVLGKEEVEVEGMCGVVEDGIIEGYMGYEAGQSAVGDIFEWFVEEAVPAYVKEAAEKDGVGVHQWLTERAAHYKPGETGLVALDWWNGNRSVLVDTNLTGVVVGYTLLTKPEEMYRTLLEATAFGTRTIIDAFHNNGVPVHEVYACGGLPQKNALLMQIYADVTNREIKVADSKQTPAVGAAMFGAVAAGAAKGGYDSVVDAAKAMARVREETFKPIPENVAVYERLYAEYRTLHDYFGRGANNIMKRLKALKKEAAR
- a CDS encoding LysR family transcriptional regulator, which gives rise to MEFKQLQYFMAVCEELHFSRAAERMGVSAPNISQQIRALEEELGVLLFDRIGRKIVLTDAGAILREHGSAALGQLRQAGDAIADLKHKQGGALSIGVLPGDADLLFDALLLDFHRAYPQVSVSLLETMKVTEQVLDRSIDIGVTIRPVADERLTTIPLFREEFALAVNSQHPLAAESAVPLAKLASLKLVLFPGDHQCRRLLEQYCLEQGFRVQPHLETTTLASLLRMVEQGFGACVLPRLLLENLDGADIRTLRLIQPTPSQDICLVYRSDRYVSYAMRTFIKTLRHYIEAAIRHANIS
- a CDS encoding DinB family protein, yielding MSTIIVDSAKTVRRLSMDAIEAIPESLFDIRPEGFNNTIRWNAGHLIYWMDAYRSLCFSAESAIPPSYAAFFNSGTKPADWTATPPDKEELLAMMARQLASFDEIATSRLNEPLPSPLQFGPLTFRLAGELFNFGLMHESMHLATCGSLVKAASVRSAGVSAS